Below is a genomic region from Capsicum annuum cultivar UCD-10X-F1 unplaced genomic scaffold, UCD10Xv1.1 ctg83387, whole genome shotgun sequence.
ATCAAGTCGAAGAAATAGAAGTCATGGCTACTTTATCTGTTCGCCATGTTAAAACGGCTATAGAGAGCAAGGTTGGTCACTCAATTGGCGATAAGCCTCTCTTCATGACAAAACAGAAGCTGGAAGATGAGAAGCAACTCTATTACTATGATATCAAAGCAGGCTCCGTCTTACTGGTGGTGGAGGGAACGATGCAGATCTATGTCGTTAGACGTACTGATCATGTATGTGCAATACTGGACGTTCACAAGAACAATTCGGTCAAGGAAGTGAAGGAACTGTTTCTAGATAAGCTTGGAATACCTGTTCATCTCCAAAAGCTTACCTTCGAGGGAAAAGGTTTATTAGTTGATTCCCGGACTTTATCTAGGTACAAAATTTGCAATGAGTCGATTCTAGATCTGGATGTTCATAATTGCTCCGAGAATCCTACACGTGGTACTCCTCAGAC
It encodes:
- the LOC107855244 gene encoding uncharacterized protein LOC107855244; its protein translation is MATLSVRHVKTAIESKVGHSIGDKPLFMTKQKLEDEKQLYYYDIKAGSVLLVVEGTMQIYVVRRTDHVCAILDVHKNNSVKEVKELFLDKLGIPVHLQKLTFEGKGLLVDSRTLSRYKICNESILDLDVHNCSENPTRGTPQTGLLRDNTQPHRQMNSVTGASSSVMNHTDDAEDSRANTRDQCNLTPRTTSNRV